Within Spinacia oleracea cultivar Varoflay chromosome 4, BTI_SOV_V1, whole genome shotgun sequence, the genomic segment TGCTAGTTTTCCCTCCTAAATTTCCTTTGAAAAATATTCTTCATATTAAAGCCAttttaataaatgcggttatATGATAAGTCTAATCTCTTGATAAAATTACTGTATTGGAATTAGAGTATAAATAATTTATGTCcggctttttttttatatatatttttttcatattttatttataaacCCAACATGGCTTTGGTATTATGGAAATTACCTATTTTGTTGCAATAACACTTCTCCCTCGTGCTTGAGCCGCTTGGCAGTGTTGGCACTGCTTGGATCATTCTAGATGTTCACAAGCATTGCTTTTGAGGCGTTTAATTGTGTTATGAACTTTCAAGGGTTAATATTTTTGGGTGTTTTTTGACCTCATTATGCTACTCTCCCGAACTACTTGAGCTCCGTGCTGCACTTAAATAAATAAAGGACATTAATCTGATTACATTGTTTTCTGACTTCATTATACTAGTCTGAGTACTTTTCCAAACTACTTCAGCTCTGTGCTGCACTTCATATTTATAAAGACATTAATCTGATTTATAAACGAGACCGCAGGGCTTTAACATTGTGTTGCCTGCTCATGGTGGCAGAAGTGCCCTTTTGTTGAACCGTTGAACTGTTGAAGGACTATGTAGTCTGAAGTCATGAGTGTATCTAGTGAAAGCTTGGACAATTCTATCTAGAATAACTACTAACTAGCTGGTATAAATGCTGTTAGAGAGTATTTGGGACAGGCTATTTGTTAAACTTCTCTGCAGTAATTTGTCCTGGTGTTGTCATTGATGCATTTTcgtttttttcataataatcaGATTGTTCAAAGCATGATCCAGGGGTCAGTGAAGACACTGAAAAGAATTTTGCTGAACTACTAGCTGAGGAACTGAAATTACGAGAAGCTGAAGCTGCAGAAAATCAAAAGCGTGCTGACATGGCTTTACTGGAAGCTAAGAAGGTCACTTCTCAGTATCAAAAGGAGGCGGACAAGTGTAATTCAGGGATGGAAACCTGTGAGGAAGCCAGGGAGAAAGCTGAAGCAGCTTTGGTGTCGCAGAAGAAAATGACTGCAATTTGGGAACAACGGGCTTTCCAGAAAGGATGGAAGGATGGGGTTACTAAAAGCGGTGCTCAGTTGCAGGGAAATGTTCAGTCTGTGTAGTGTACTACATGTAGTTATTTTGAAAACTTACACCTGAACCTTCTATCACAAATACTGATTTTCAGGCAAAGTGCTCATTCAGGCTGCGTGACCCCCAAAATCTGCGAGCTGCTTGTTGTTTACTGTCACTTTCCATTGAAAACCCGTTGCGGAGCTTGGATGGTGGTCTATACACGTTCATCATAACAAGATGTGCATTGATTTGCTTACTTCAAATTTAATCTTTAACACAAGAGCTGATTGACTTAGCAAGGTGTGTTTCCAAA encodes:
- the LOC110778704 gene encoding uncharacterized protein; translated protein: MVANHHRFCSPKALKLTSGFIALSIAAYIVGPPLYWQFLEGSAPVSLSSSTSSSLNSVSCPPCSCNCDSPPLITIPDGLSNISFTDCSKHDPGVSEDTEKNFAELLAEELKLREAEAAENQKRADMALLEAKKVTSQYQKEADKCNSGMETCEEAREKAEAALVSQKKMTAIWEQRAFQKGWKDGVTKSGAQLQGNVQSV